The following is a genomic window from Sciurus carolinensis chromosome 15, mSciCar1.2, whole genome shotgun sequence.
TGGCAACAGTCTTGCATGTAACATCAAGCAAACCTTTGATGTCTAAGTAGTTTGCAGCCAGAATAAGTTCAAAAAGTGTTCCTTGGTCAACTTTCAGGAATTCTTGGTCCCAAACAGGGGTATCGTCTGTTcgcttttctttgttctcatcatCCTCAGGAGGAGGCGGGTCCTCCTTGGGATGTGTGCACCACTGAATGACCTTTTTTAATATTGCTACATTAACATTTGATAGAGGAACAGGGTCATCATCTCCATCATCCATTCCCAAATCTTCCAACATGGTCTTGATTGTCACAGATTGTTTGACAATTTCTACATCAACTTCAAATATCTCCCCATCAGAACTCTGCAACTTAATTGAAGGCATGGTGCTTGGTCTCAAGAAGACAGCGGGCCAGAGGCTGACGGGAACGGGGCAGGGTctacacaggaaaagaaaaaggcgCTGGACAAGGTCACTCCCCCTCTGTATCTTTTATAACATTACCTTTGCTTAAATATACTTTGCAAGAATGACTTAATAATGAACTTCCCAATTTTAAactcatttccttcctttgagCTAAAATAGACTCTTTTTCTGCACTATATTTAGGTCAGTCTCTTTGGTAAAGAATTTCAACATGTAATTATTTTgtgagtttatttaaaaattgctcaGAAATTCAACTTTCATCATCAATTTTTGAAACCTTACATTAAACCCAAgttttaaagaggaaataataagtggctactttaaaaaaaaaaagaatcaattttttttagttgtagatggacacaatacatttatttatttatttatttatttatttatttatttatttatttttctatggtgctgagaatcgaacccagtgcctcacacatgcccggcaagcgttccaccactgagccacaatcccagcccataaGTGGctatttaaatcaaataaatttaaccaatttcatttgtgtaaaataaattcacttagaattttttttgtgtgtgaaaatatttaaaaaagaagtcaaagaacATTGAGTATAGAATAATTAGGTTCTATTAGATTCCCAGAATGTCGGATGAAAAAATTGAGGAAGgggaaatatttgaagaaagagagactacattttttttctagaaagttaaaatatttgaattcttagATTCAAAAATTGTAAGAAATCCCAAACAGAATTCATAGTATGTCAAACCTAGATGAAACATGTGAAActtgcaaataaatatttaaaataaaactccctCTTTAATTTGTTTTGCTAGAGTATATtaaccagaaaaaggaaaatatctttcacagtggaagagagaatgaggaaacaaaacacaaaaggcAATGACTAATCAGTGGTTGAAAAAATTAATGAGTTGACGGTTCATATCCCTAAGTTAAGTGTGTGACCATACTGAATGCTATGGAGTCCACGGAAGACCAGAATTCTCACGTACTCTAGCAGTGGTGCAGATTCATACAAACAAGTACAAAGCAATCTTTTGATATCTGGTAGAACTGAAGATCTTAGCAACTTTTGGGTTCATCAATTCTATAGCTATCTACCATATTTAATTTCCACAGAGATACCGTCAAATTGAATCATGAAAAATAGATTCCCAATTATTATTGTTAGAGCCCACAGATTAAAAGACTTATTCTGGCTTTAGGGAagacaagattttttaaaagtgcaacTTAGAATGAATACAATGCTCTGTTGACACTTTCACTCATAAGGACAGAGATATTTACTATATTGTTCATAGTGATACTGCTTCTGGTaggaaaaatttggaaacaacctaaatgtcaaTCAGCTGCAGCATGGaagaataaattacaaaatagtaaTAGAGAGGAGTGTCATATTCAGTGAACATGAATGAACCAGGGGCACTAAATTGCAGAATTTAATGGCAAAGACATCAAGTATGAAAGGATATatgtgaaagatattttaaatagagTGGTaaattatggaaagcaatattgCATATTGACTCCTGGTGCACTTATACATAGTAAATACATATAGGACTGttattaaaatcaagaaaactCTTCATTCCTCAGACTGCAAGTGAGGGAAACACTCCCAAAGAATTCCAAAgccttcattgtatttttaatgctttatattACAAGGTTTGTGGTAGATACCTAAGAGTTGttaatattcttttacattttgtgTATCTGATATAGTTCATAATATAGCCTTATTTAAATGCAATGTGATGcacttatttggaaaaaatactaaggagaatatattttattctctaaaCTTCACACTACTGATGTGTGGCAGAGGGCATAGGAGCAGAGCAAGGGCAGGGTTTGGTGAAACACAGCGCTAAAATACTATTCTGGAATGAATGTGACTCAGGAATGCTCTAAAGCCAAGAGAGTTATCTGTTCAAATTACAGACATAATTTGTAGAGGTAGGTCCTCATTGCATACTGCAAAATAGACTTCCCTGGCTTTGGACCACAAAATTTGCCAATTTGTCATGCATCTTAGCTGAGAGTGGTGAGAACTTCCCCTTGATCATTTATGTTTAATTCAGAAATACCTATGAATTTCTTGATCCATCTCAAGATTCAGTTATTATGATCACACTAGTGGGAAGAAACTTTTGTTATTCAAACACTAAACATATACTTTATTTATGATATGCCTGTGCTCACATAGACCAAGGGATTTTATTACATAACGTTTTGTAATCCCTCAGAGTTATTTAAGATGAGAAAAGAACTCTATTCAATATAAAGGGTGGAAAATGTGGATGAAATCAGAGattttgctaaattattttatttctaaattaatggATACAGAATGTTATGTATTT
Proteins encoded in this region:
- the LOC124965809 gene encoding S-phase kinase-associated protein 1-like, translated to MPSIKLQSSDGEIFEVDVEIVKQSVTIKTMLEDLGMDDGDDDPVPLSNVNVAILKKVIQWCTHPKEDPPPPEDDENKEKRTDDTPVWDQEFLKVDQGTLFELILAANYLDIKGLLDVTCKTVANMIKGKTEEIHKTFNIKNDFTKEEEAQVLRENQRCEEK